The stretch of DNA TTCACGGCCGATACGTCGGCCGGTGAGGACGTCCTGATCGTCGACCCGGTCAGCGCGGGTCTTGGGGCCGACGGGCTGCCGAACGGCTGGGCCCTCAAACAGTGGTTCGGCGGCGGCCACGATGTTCGGATCGAGAAGAACGACGATAAACCGGTTCTTCACCTGGTTTCGAAGGGAAACAGTTTCGGAATTTACAAAAATTTGAATTTCGATATTCATGACTTTCCCTATCTTTCCTGGCGATGGAAGGTCACGGTCCTTCCGCCCGGCGGGGATGTACGGAACAAAAAAACGGACGATCAAGCGGCCCAGGTCTACGTCCTTTTTCCCAAATTCCCGTCGGCCGTCAATACTCGGCTGGTGGGCTACATCTGGGAGAACCTCACT from Nitrospiria bacterium encodes:
- a CDS encoding DUF3047 domain-containing protein → MVGIRLSRALLILLLAPIVFTADTSAGEDVLIVDPVSAGLGADGLPNGWALKQWFGGGHDVRIEKNDDKPVLHLVSKGNSFGIYKNLNFDIHDFPYLSWRWKVTVLPPGGDVRNKKTDDQAAQVYVLFPKFPSAVNTRLVGYIWENLTPKGLHVTSQKSSNTRYVVLRNHSDPLGQWQEEKRDVLQDYRDLFGEEPPSVGGITLMIDSDDTKSTAESYFDILRFHKE